CCCTTGTCCCAGCGGAATATCCCGAAATATTATAAGAAGCGCGTATATCGATTTCAGAAATATCTACACCATTATCGAGAGTTCCGTCGCTCCAATAAGCAGCAGAATCATCCCATTCGATATTTGCAGAATCCCAAATATCCTTGCCGAATTGGATAGTTGCTCCACTTGTCGAAGGACAGGTAAGATACGGCCCATAATTGATGCCAGCTAAAATCGAGCTAACAAACAAGATTAAAGCAATAAAATAACTCTTTTTTGTTAATACTACCATAAACTCAATATAAGAATAATTAACTTATAAAATATATATTCATTTATGGTTTTCGCAATCTATATTGCTCTTAAAACAGCTGCTACCTCGAAAGCATTTATAATATTATCCTCTAACTACAGCAACAACGGTAAATAATGGAATAAATTTATGAAACTACAAATTTCGCTATATCATCGAGAAAGATAATATTACCCTTTTAAATCTACAGGATATTCAAAGGTTACCTTTTGAAATTCATAAGCGATTAGCCTTATTTCCCAACTCGACATATATCATAAAATCTTATGGTATTCTTCAGTTATTCTATCAATACAATCAACATCAGCAATTCTCGAAAGATCGATTTTCAAGAATCCCGCCCTGTTCGAAAACCACGTAATTTGACGCTTTGCATAATTACGAGTCTTTTTCGCTATATCCGCCTTTAATTCGTCATAAGAAATATCGCCTCGAAGATGGCTCATAATCTCGCGATATCCTATCGCGCTCATACCGGGACTTTTCTCATCGAAGCCCGATTGCATAAGCTCGCGTGTCTCATCTATCCAACCCCCATCGAGTAGCATCCCTACCCTCTTATTTATTTGATGATACAATTGCTCGCGATTCATATTAAGAAAGAACTTCAAGAACCGCCAATTAGATGCGGGGGAATAGGTTTGCTCAAAATTATCGCTAAGCGACTTGCCAGTCGAATAATACACTTCGAGGGCTCGGATTACTCGTCTATGATTATTCGGATGTATTTTCGAAGCTGATTCTGAATCGAGCTTTGTGAGAAGAGAGAAAAGATTCTCCCCATTGTTTAACCTCGCTTCTAGATCCAATCTTATAGAAACATCTGGCTTAGGTGCTTCGAATATGCCTTCGGTTAACGCTTTTATATATAATCCTGTTCCACCTATTATTACCGGCACTCCCCCGCCTTTTTGGATTTGATTAAGGCGTTCGACGGCGAGTTTAGCCCAATTAAATGCTGTGCAGGTCTTATTTGGTGATATATATCCAACAAGGTGGTGCTTTATTTCAGGATCAATAGGGGCGCAGGTTCCAATAGGCATTTCTTCATAGACTTGCCGCGCATCGGCGGAGATAATCTCCCCACCTAATCTTTTTGAGACTTCAATACCTACAGCCGTTTTGCCAATAGCAGTAGGACCGGCAATAATAATTGCGAGATTTAATATAGTCAATTCATTAAGGGGTCACATCATATGATGTCAGCTCTTCATAATAGGAGTGATCAGAACCACTTTCGTAATAATCGTCGCGCTTCACCAAGCCGACTTCGTCAGCACACCATATTGTGCTTAGAATTGTGTCATTCCCGAAACTTACCGCGAGAATTGCATCGAGGCGAAGGCAATCCTCAAAGGTGCCAGCAGGAACCGTAACATCTTCGACACCAATTACTGTTATAAAGAATGTAATATCAGCGGAAAGAGGACCCACCTGTTTATGAATTAAAGTTGTAAAAGTGTCACCTATGGCGAATTCTAGTGGAATAACCCTAAATGGAACAAAAGGATTCCCTCCAAATTCTTCGATTGTCGTATTAACCTCGCCCATCCAAACATAATCACCATCATTCAAGAAAAAGCTGGAATCCTGATCGACTTGCCTGAACCACGATAACCCTACCGGGTAATCAGGCTGAACATAACCTAAAGTATCCTCAGAAAAAACGACAGTGCCGGAAATAACCTTAGTTGTAACATATTGCGTATCAGGATCAGTTTCGGAACAATTGTATATCCACGTTACCCCCTCCATCAAAGGAAAAGAGACAGTGTATATTTTATCATCTTCAGGATCATCTCCACCGCCAACACCACACGCCAAGAAAAGCGACAAACAAAGCAAGGCGATTAAACAGATAAATTTTTTAGAAAACATAAATACCTCCGCTATTTTCTTTCAAACCTTTTTTCCAATTCATCGATGGATATTTTTACAATAGTAGGCCGCCCATGAGGACAGGTATATGGTGACTGTGTTGCGAATAATCTATCAAAAAGATAAGCCATCTCTTCAGAAGTCATTTTATCTCCAGCCTTTATGGCCATATGACAAGCGGCCAGGGCTGCAAATTCTTCTATAGCGCTCGAACCAGCACCACCATCAGCTATATCGTCGAGCATCTCTAGAAGCGCTTTTCCTTCGCCAAAATGCGGGATTTCCTGCGGGACAGCCTCGACAAGAATATGCCCCGGCGCAGTAGGGCCAAACTCGAAACCCAGGCTTTCAAGGCTTTCACGGCTCTCGTCGAGAGTTGTCTCTTGAAAACCATTCAGTTTAATAGCAATTGGGAAAAGTAATCTCTGACCGACTCCCGGCTCTTTATGAAGGCGTTCGAGAATCTCTTCATAAAGAATCCTCTCGTGAGCGGCGTGCTGGTCGATTATTATTATCCCACCTTTAGTTTCGGCGAAAATATAAGTTCTATGAATTTGCCAGAAAGCCGGTAATACACCCTCATCTCGGTCATTACGAGGAGGATTATAAAAAGTAGGCGTCGAGAATATCTCGTGTTCTGTGATTGCCTTCTCTCTCTGTGGTGACTCGAAATCGAAATTCGCAGGTGCATTTTGAGGTGATCGCATAGTAAAATCTGAGCTAAAAGAACCAGGTTTCCTAATAATATCA
This genomic interval from bacterium contains the following:
- the miaA gene encoding tRNA (adenosine(37)-N6)-dimethylallyltransferase MiaA; translation: MTILNLAIIIAGPTAIGKTAVGIEVSKRLGGEIISADARQVYEEMPIGTCAPIDPEIKHHLVGYISPNKTCTAFNWAKLAVERLNQIQKGGGVPVIIGGTGLYIKALTEGIFEAPKPDVSIRLDLEARLNNGENLFSLLTKLDSESASKIHPNNHRRVIRALEVYYSTGKSLSDNFEQTYSPASNWRFLKFFLNMNREQLYHQINKRVGMLLDGGWIDETRELMQSGFDEKSPGMSAIGYREIMSHLRGDISYDELKADIAKKTRNYAKRQITWFSNRAGFLKIDLSRIADVDCIDRITEEYHKIL